In Deltaproteobacteria bacterium, a single genomic region encodes these proteins:
- a CDS encoding 4Fe-4S binding protein — protein MDMESFVEGPLLRLVFVLFTAAVVARLLFFIMAVLRSRNDKGGGVSYVLQILGRFLLPYHKASLRKPLYASLRYIFHLCLVVVPIWLGGHVVLWAESRFEWDWLSLPDSWADILSLVLLILAGWFFIRRIVFKEIRVRSSFRDFAIIFFTAFPFLTGYFLSHGTLDGVGFLGDNIRTIHVLSGEIMILMAAFLFCRTTINPDRCIGCAACELACPTGTIESRDEGKQRIFDYSHYQCICCASCVMTCPEDAAELRHRFSPAGFFKIAGKYEIRKTDLFECERCGALFAPEPQMDKAKATFPDRDYLRFCPECRKTNMGDLFQKLSPWHRKTAQDRERGKNSLFIRSRDL, from the coding sequence ATGGATATGGAATCATTCGTGGAAGGACCTCTGTTGCGGTTGGTCTTCGTCCTTTTCACCGCCGCCGTGGTCGCGCGGCTCCTGTTTTTCATCATGGCCGTTCTCCGGAGCCGGAACGATAAAGGTGGAGGGGTTTCTTACGTCTTGCAGATTCTGGGGCGGTTCCTGCTCCCTTACCACAAGGCGTCTCTCCGAAAGCCCCTCTATGCTTCTCTCCGTTACATCTTTCACCTCTGCCTGGTGGTTGTCCCGATCTGGCTCGGCGGACACGTGGTCCTGTGGGCTGAATCCCGCTTTGAATGGGACTGGCTTTCTCTCCCGGATTCCTGGGCGGATATCTTGAGTCTTGTTCTTCTCATACTTGCGGGTTGGTTTTTTATCCGGAGGATTGTATTCAAGGAGATCAGGGTCCGTTCCTCCTTCAGGGACTTTGCCATCATCTTTTTTACCGCCTTCCCCTTTTTGACCGGATATTTCCTCTCCCATGGCACTCTGGACGGCGTGGGCTTTCTTGGCGACAACATCAGAACCATCCATGTTCTGAGCGGTGAGATCATGATTCTCATGGCCGCATTCCTCTTCTGCCGGACCACGATCAACCCGGATCGGTGCATCGGGTGCGCGGCATGTGAACTGGCATGCCCGACCGGGACCATCGAATCCAGGGATGAGGGGAAACAGAGGATTTTCGATTATTCCCATTACCAGTGTATTTGCTGCGCCTCCTGCGTTATGACTTGTCCGGAAGATGCAGCGGAACTCAGGCATCGGTTCAGTCCCGCGGGATTCTTCAAGATCGCGGGGAAATACGAGATCAGGAAAACGGATCTATTCGAATGCGAACGCTGCGGTGCCCTTTTCGCCCCCGAGCCCCAGATGGACAAGGCCAAGGCGACATTCCCGGATCGGGATTATTTACGTTTCTGCCCCGAGTGCCGGAAGACCAACATGGGGGACCTCTTCCAAAAGCTATCGCCCTGGCACAGGAAAACCGCCCAGGATCGTGAGAGAGGGAAAAATTCTCTTTTCATTCGAAGCCGCGACCTTTGA
- a CDS encoding HesA/MoeB/ThiF family protein — protein MLTEKERVRYDRQIMMPEIGEEGQERLKEARVVIAGVGGLGSPAALYLAAAGVGTLRIIDRDVVERSNLNRQILHWEGDLGRKKIDSALEKLTSLNPHVKVEALGETIDEENAGRLVEGFDLIVDAMDNLPTRYILNKVAVEKKIPFFHGAVRGLEGRATTIIPGETACLRCMYRGPVPREKFPVIGVAPAVIGAIQASEVVKYIVGAGRLLTGRMLLYDGIEQVFKEFKTKRNPQCDHCGEL, from the coding sequence ATGCTCACGGAAAAGGAGAGGGTCAGGTACGACAGGCAGATCATGATGCCCGAGATCGGGGAGGAAGGCCAGGAGAGGCTCAAGGAGGCCAGGGTGGTGATAGCCGGCGTCGGGGGACTGGGCTCGCCGGCAGCCCTTTACCTGGCGGCCGCAGGGGTGGGAACCCTTCGGATCATAGACCGGGACGTGGTTGAACGGAGCAACCTCAACAGGCAGATCCTCCACTGGGAAGGGGATCTGGGGCGGAAAAAGATCGATTCGGCCCTTGAAAAACTCACAAGCCTGAATCCCCATGTCAAGGTGGAGGCCCTGGGAGAAACCATTGATGAGGAAAACGCGGGCCGACTGGTTGAGGGTTTTGATCTCATCGTCGACGCCATGGACAATCTGCCGACAAGATATATATTGAACAAGGTGGCCGTTGAGAAGAAGATACCCTTCTTTCACGGCGCAGTCCGGGGGCTCGAAGGCCGCGCCACGACGATTATACCGGGTGAGACGGCCTGCCTTAGGTGCATGTACCGGGGTCCCGTCCCCAGGGAAAAGTTCCCGGTCATCGGAGTCGCTCCCGCAGTCATCGGGGCCATACAGGCATCGGAAGTCGTCAAGTACATAGTGGGGGCCGGACGGCTCTTGACCGGCAGAATGCTTCTCTATGACGGAATAGAGCAAGTCTTCAAGGAATTCAAGACGAAAAGAAATCCGCAATGTGACCATTGCGGCGAACTTTGA
- a CDS encoding molybdopterin-guanine dinucleotide biosynthesis protein MobB — protein MRVIGIVGFKKSGKTSLGIGLAKVLNEMGRKVSVIKHVNEGLDFPVNDSRKYSEFAESVVAVSAGKTEMLLQGDRDLDGLLIHAPGDIVLVEGFKKEKTYPKIVCLRGEEDREALLDGLEICTAGMGRGKGDYDITDPDHIRQMAALAWDRAFKLPGLDCGKCGYESCYELATRIVRGEDALESCLSLHPSVTIRIDGKLLPLNAFTDGLIRNTIHAMLSTFKGYRKGTVEITIP, from the coding sequence ATGAGGGTCATAGGAATCGTTGGTTTCAAGAAGAGCGGAAAAACCAGCCTGGGTATCGGGCTTGCAAAGGTCCTGAATGAGATGGGACGGAAGGTCTCCGTCATCAAACATGTGAACGAGGGCCTGGATTTTCCCGTCAATGATTCAAGGAAATACAGCGAATTCGCTGAATCGGTAGTCGCGGTCTCGGCAGGGAAGACGGAAATGCTTCTCCAGGGTGATCGGGACCTGGACGGCTTGTTGATTCATGCGCCCGGAGATATCGTCCTGGTTGAGGGATTCAAGAAGGAGAAGACCTATCCCAAGATCGTCTGTCTACGAGGGGAGGAGGACCGGGAAGCGCTCCTGGACGGCCTGGAAATCTGCACCGCAGGTATGGGGCGGGGCAAGGGTGATTACGACATCACGGACCCGGACCATATCCGACAGATGGCCGCGCTGGCCTGGGATCGGGCCTTCAAGTTGCCCGGACTGGATTGCGGGAAGTGCGGTTATGAAAGCTGTTACGAGCTTGCAACACGAATAGTCAGGGGAGAGGACGCATTAGAGTCTTGCCTGTCCCTTCATCCTTCCGTTACCATCAGGATCGACGGGAAGCTTCTCCCTCTGAACGCCTTTACGGACGGCCTCATACGAAATACGATCCATGCCATGCTCTCGACCTTCAAGGGATATAGGAAGGGAACCGTGGAGATCACGATCCCTTGA
- a CDS encoding HD domain-containing protein, protein MMEEIKTFAMGFFAKAPGSHDWQHVLRVRNLCLHIAETEGADRQVLEIAAYLHDIGRPAQEASRGRICHGERGAKIAGEFLERYPLDRETRNNILHCIRTHRFRGNHAPKTLEAKILFDADKLDAIGAVGVARAFLFAGEVGATLHNPYLDPEEAEAYSEEDTGYREYKLKLAKIKERMLTREGKRLAQERHAFMEAFFERFLEEVEGRV, encoded by the coding sequence ATGATGGAAGAGATCAAGACCTTCGCCATGGGTTTTTTCGCCAAGGCCCCGGGGAGTCACGACTGGCAACACGTGCTCCGCGTCCGGAACCTCTGCCTTCACATCGCGGAAACAGAGGGGGCGGATAGGCAGGTGCTTGAGATCGCAGCCTATTTACATGACATAGGACGACCTGCCCAGGAAGCCTCAAGGGGAAGGATCTGCCATGGGGAAAGAGGAGCGAAGATCGCAGGGGAATTCCTTGAAAGGTATCCCCTGGACAGGGAGACGAGGAACAACATCCTCCACTGTATCCGGACCCACAGGTTCCGGGGAAACCATGCTCCGAAGACCCTTGAGGCAAAGATCCTCTTCGATGCGGACAAGCTCGACGCCATCGGTGCCGTGGGGGTGGCCCGTGCCTTCCTCTTTGCCGGGGAAGTGGGCGCGACACTCCACAACCCGTACCTGGACCCCGAGGAGGCCGAGGCTTACAGCGAAGAAGACACCGGGTACCGGGAATACAAGCTGAAACTGGCCAAGATCAAGGAGCGGATGCTCACACGAGAGGGAAAACGCCTCGCACAGGAGCGCCACGCCTTCATGGAGGCCTTCTTCGAGCGGTTTCTTGAAGAGGTCGAAGGCCGGGTGTGA
- a CDS encoding aldehyde ferredoxin oxidoreductase family protein has translation MPLNRKIAYIDLSTGSIETKPIPLEIRKKFLGGRGLDAYLLYNHTKKGCDPLGPDNTLLVSGGILTATCASATARTHVMAKSPLTGLLGSANMGGFFAPEMAWAGFHHLVIKGKAKHPVYIYIHNGEIEIRDARDLWGLSVTETQWAIREELGDQEVKSMVCGPAGENLVRFANVMTGIKNSGGRTGMGCVMGSKNLKAVAARGTMDIDIAHPAEALEFNKRFIDQITSAKVNQTQGTLGTPFIWGATNSWGGIRCRNFQYNQCEYADDIEPERIDEICEETMGPYHMTGCFGCQVHCRAQYKIPEGPYAGRYDEGPEYTSQGAFGGEPDTPRAVTVLTGNHLVDQFGMDNLETGSLISWAMELYELGIIDSKQTDGLDLRFGNDEAVLEMIERICYRKGWLGDTLADGGIAASKKIGKNSFDYLIHVKGMSNLHSDERATPALALNIALSSRGSDHLRSRPAIDLYHLPEEVLRKIYSSPVPYDGPLSSEHTEYIGKAWQVFWQENCYMAVDCLGICKYHTTFLGATLPNFEDWPKVLYYNTGIEMTPKEIWDVAERCNNIERLFNLREGLKKDDPEKGDVLNHRYHDEPTKRGAPDVVGRVIDKKKFLEMRAEIYEHKGWDENGVPTPETLKRLGIDKEPSHLL, from the coding sequence ATGCCGTTGAACAGAAAAATCGCCTATATTGATCTCTCCACCGGGAGCATCGAGACGAAACCCATACCTCTTGAGATTCGAAAAAAATTCCTGGGAGGCAGGGGTCTGGATGCTTACCTGCTTTACAACCATACAAAGAAGGGATGCGACCCGCTTGGACCGGACAACACTCTCCTGGTAAGTGGCGGCATCCTCACTGCGACATGCGCCTCGGCCACAGCCAGAACCCACGTCATGGCAAAGTCTCCCCTGACCGGGCTCCTGGGAAGCGCCAACATGGGCGGTTTCTTCGCCCCGGAGATGGCCTGGGCCGGTTTTCACCACCTGGTGATCAAGGGCAAGGCGAAACATCCCGTCTATATTTACATCCATAATGGTGAAATCGAAATCCGCGATGCCAGGGATCTCTGGGGACTGTCCGTAACCGAGACCCAGTGGGCCATCCGGGAGGAACTTGGTGACCAGGAGGTCAAAAGCATGGTCTGCGGGCCGGCCGGTGAAAACCTCGTCCGCTTCGCCAACGTAATGACGGGAATAAAGAACTCCGGCGGCCGGACCGGCATGGGATGTGTCATGGGGTCCAAAAACTTGAAGGCCGTAGCCGCCAGGGGCACCATGGACATCGACATCGCCCATCCGGCCGAAGCCCTCGAGTTCAATAAACGTTTCATCGACCAGATCACCAGCGCCAAGGTGAACCAGACCCAGGGTACCCTCGGGACCCCCTTCATCTGGGGCGCCACCAACTCCTGGGGCGGCATCCGGTGCAGGAACTTCCAGTACAATCAGTGTGAGTACGCCGACGATATCGAGCCGGAACGCATTGACGAGATCTGCGAGGAGACCATGGGGCCCTACCATATGACCGGGTGCTTCGGCTGCCAGGTCCACTGCCGGGCCCAGTACAAGATTCCCGAGGGTCCTTATGCGGGACGTTATGATGAAGGCCCTGAATACACCTCCCAGGGCGCTTTCGGAGGCGAACCCGACACCCCCAGGGCCGTTACCGTACTCACCGGGAACCACTTGGTGGATCAGTTCGGCATGGACAACCTGGAAACGGGAAGCCTCATTTCCTGGGCCATGGAACTTTACGAACTGGGCATCATCGACAGCAAGCAAACAGACGGCCTGGATCTGCGCTTCGGAAACGACGAGGCCGTTTTGGAAATGATCGAACGCATCTGCTACCGAAAGGGATGGCTGGGTGACACCCTGGCAGACGGCGGTATCGCGGCCTCCAAAAAGATCGGGAAGAACTCCTTCGACTACCTGATTCATGTCAAGGGCATGAGCAATCTGCACTCCGATGAAAGAGCCACACCGGCCCTGGCCCTCAATATCGCCTTGTCCTCAAGGGGTTCTGACCACCTCAGGAGCCGTCCCGCCATCGACCTCTATCATCTTCCGGAAGAGGTCTTGAGGAAAATCTACAGCAGCCCGGTGCCCTACGACGGTCCCCTGAGCTCCGAGCATACCGAATACATCGGAAAGGCCTGGCAGGTCTTCTGGCAGGAAAACTGTTACATGGCCGTGGACTGCCTGGGGATCTGCAAGTACCATACAACCTTCCTCGGGGCGACTCTGCCCAACTTCGAGGACTGGCCGAAGGTGCTCTATTACAATACCGGCATCGAGATGACTCCCAAGGAGATCTGGGACGTGGCTGAGAGGTGCAATAACATCGAACGCCTCTTTAACCTGAGGGAAGGTCTAAAGAAGGACGATCCGGAGAAGGGTGACGTGCTCAACCATCGCTATCACGACGAGCCCACGAAGCGAGGGGCGCCGGACGTGGTCGGCCGAGTCATTGACAAGAAGAAATTCCTTGAAATGCGCGCCGAGATATACGAGCACAAGGGCTGGGATGAAAACGGCGTTCCAACGCCTGAAACCCTGAAAAGACTCGGTATCGACAAAGAGCCGTCCCACCTGCTGTAG
- a CDS encoding AAA family ATPase, translated as MYKRFFGFRERPFQLVPNPAYLYLSRSHEEALAHLAYSVAQGDGFVEITGEVGTGKTTLCRAFLESLDENTEAAYIFNPKLDSLQLLKAINDEFGLPSDASNTKDLIDILNSFLLEKKREGKRVIVLIDEAQNLTTEVLEQLRLLSNLETTTSKLLQIILVGQPELGEKLDSHELRQLGQRITLSCHIHPLSFRETRDYIRHRIQVASQKSPVPFTRAALKVIYRYSGGVPRLVNIACDRALLTAFGLNTRRVTGTIARSAVRELAARGERRRLWRPNWRIYLPALTLTLLVLAVVFYRPAGLRIGGWFRDQRSADVGQASRPVGVETGDPAGTVPKELDQEGREPTLPRAKVPPDGETARPANAPASQEMEQAGGSGDFGEFLAGLDGRESRSKALQAVLSEWEVRPVLGRYLEDMKNDTEFFRLAAKQNGLNIYRIKGDFGLLRKLNLPAILRFRTKGKDGPRYLALQRIEDQKITLARDENGASMVLARDEVSPFWSGDAYVPWKNFLGFEGTIPMDAPGDSVIALKMYLQELGFGDIEINPTYDPKTRDAIMLIQEKHGIYVDGIVGPATKIALYNEKKDLQIPHLSGNE; from the coding sequence ATGTACAAGCGGTTTTTCGGATTCAGGGAACGGCCCTTCCAACTGGTGCCCAATCCCGCCTATCTTTACTTGAGCCGGAGCCACGAGGAGGCCCTGGCCCATCTCGCTTACTCCGTGGCCCAGGGGGATGGTTTCGTGGAGATCACCGGCGAGGTGGGAACGGGGAAGACCACCCTATGCCGGGCCTTCCTCGAGAGCCTGGACGAGAACACGGAGGCGGCTTACATCTTCAATCCCAAGCTGGATTCTCTCCAACTCCTCAAGGCCATCAACGACGAGTTCGGGCTTCCCTCGGATGCCTCCAACACCAAGGACCTCATTGATATCCTGAACTCCTTTCTCCTGGAAAAGAAACGGGAAGGGAAGCGGGTCATCGTACTCATCGACGAGGCCCAGAACCTCACCACAGAGGTCCTGGAACAGCTTCGGCTTCTCTCGAATCTGGAGACCACCACGAGCAAGCTTCTCCAGATCATTCTCGTGGGGCAACCGGAACTCGGTGAAAAACTCGATTCTCATGAACTTCGGCAGTTGGGCCAGAGAATCACACTGAGTTGCCATATCCATCCCCTCTCCTTCAGGGAAACGAGAGATTACATCCGCCATCGGATCCAGGTGGCCTCCCAGAAGTCCCCGGTCCCCTTTACCCGCGCTGCCCTGAAGGTTATCTACCGCTATTCGGGTGGGGTCCCCCGCTTGGTCAATATCGCATGCGACAGGGCCCTGTTGACGGCCTTCGGCCTGAATACCCGCAGGGTCACGGGGACCATCGCGAGGTCCGCGGTCCGGGAACTGGCGGCGAGGGGTGAGCGGAGACGGCTCTGGCGGCCGAATTGGAGAATTTACCTTCCGGCCCTCACCCTCACACTCCTGGTCCTCGCGGTTGTTTTCTACCGTCCCGCAGGCCTGCGTATCGGGGGCTGGTTCAGGGATCAGAGGAGCGCCGATGTGGGACAAGCCTCTCGCCCCGTGGGCGTTGAGACAGGAGACCCGGCCGGGACGGTGCCAAAAGAACTGGACCAGGAGGGAAGGGAGCCGACCCTTCCCAGGGCCAAGGTCCCTCCTGATGGTGAAACCGCCCGGCCCGCAAATGCTCCCGCCTCTCAGGAGATGGAGCAGGCCGGGGGGAGCGGGGATTTCGGGGAGTTCCTGGCAGGACTCGACGGACGTGAGTCCAGGAGCAAGGCCCTTCAGGCGGTCCTTTCGGAATGGGAGGTCCGTCCCGTCCTGGGCCGTTACCTCGAAGACATGAAGAACGACACAGAATTCTTCAGGCTCGCCGCGAAGCAGAACGGACTGAATATTTACCGGATCAAGGGGGATTTCGGCCTGCTCCGGAAGTTGAACCTTCCCGCCATTCTCCGGTTTCGTACAAAGGGGAAAGATGGTCCAAGGTACTTGGCCCTCCAGCGTATCGAAGATCAGAAGATTACACTGGCTCGGGACGAAAATGGTGCTTCGATGGTCCTGGCTCGGGACGAGGTGTCTCCTTTCTGGTCTGGAGATGCCTATGTTCCGTGGAAGAACTTTCTCGGTTTCGAGGGAACGATTCCCATGGATGCCCCCGGGGACTCCGTGATCGCCCTCAAGATGTATCTCCAGGAGCTGGGATTCGGTGATATTGAGATCAATCCCACCTACGACCCCAAGACCCGTGACGCCATTATGCTCATCCAGGAAAAACACGGCATCTACGTGGACGGGATCGTTGGACCCGCGACCAAGATCGCCCTTTACAACGAGAAGAAAGACCTGCAAATACCTCACCTGAGCGGGAACGAATGA
- a CDS encoding IclR family transcriptional regulator: MGEGYRAPSVEKAFRILRLLSLSERGLGISELAKRLSMSKGTIHGITSALEKVGAVRRDPSTKRYTLGYTLFELGRRAIGQVDLKQLARPVMENLMQKTQASVFLGVLNRDHVTILDVVESTSDFKITSPVGTTIPILAGAVGKVLMACLSEAQVMNIVGALGLHKYTEHSITSPGEYFEQIRKVRDKGYAEDDEEYIPGVRAVAAPIQGLGDTLYAVWAVGFKAILDDEKMKLVARETRDAARLISRWMKENPDLVS; this comes from the coding sequence ATGGGAGAAGGATACAGGGCGCCTTCCGTAGAAAAGGCGTTCCGGATACTACGCCTCCTGTCTTTATCAGAAAGGGGGTTGGGCATCAGTGAGCTGGCCAAACGGCTCTCCATGAGCAAGGGCACCATCCACGGCATTACCTCCGCCCTGGAGAAGGTCGGGGCCGTGAGAAGGGATCCATCAACCAAGAGGTATACCCTTGGCTATACCCTGTTTGAACTCGGCAGGCGGGCCATCGGCCAGGTGGATCTGAAACAGCTTGCGCGTCCTGTGATGGAAAATTTAATGCAGAAGACCCAAGCCTCCGTTTTCCTGGGGGTCTTGAACCGGGACCACGTGACCATACTGGATGTGGTGGAATCTACGAGCGATTTCAAGATCACCTCTCCCGTCGGCACCACCATCCCGATTCTGGCTGGCGCCGTCGGAAAGGTATTGATGGCTTGTTTGAGTGAGGCCCAGGTCATGAACATTGTAGGCGCCCTGGGGCTTCACAAGTACACGGAGCACTCCATCACCTCACCGGGCGAGTATTTCGAGCAGATCAGGAAGGTGCGGGATAAGGGGTACGCCGAAGACGACGAGGAGTACATCCCGGGCGTCCGGGCGGTCGCCGCACCTATCCAGGGGTTGGGAGACACCCTGTATGCTGTCTGGGCGGTGGGATTCAAGGCGATTCTGGATGATGAGAAGATGAAACTCGTCGCCCGGGAGACACGGGATGCGGCGCGACTGATCAGCAGATGGATGAAGGAAAATCCCGACTTGGTGTCCTAG
- a CDS encoding 4Fe-4S dicluster domain-containing protein codes for MAKVLQINYQKCTGCRLCELVCAVAHDGKSNPARSRIKVMKWEAEGLYVPMSCNHCQDAPCMNACPVKAIYRDEELGRVMVDYDVCIGCRTCVAVCPFGAMSYNTKDKKVFKCDFCDGDPQCVRFCEVQAIEYVDAEEVSIEKKREAAERLSVAGKEAAVLFGQL; via the coding sequence ATGGCTAAAGTCCTGCAAATAAACTACCAGAAATGCACAGGCTGCCGGCTTTGCGAGCTCGTGTGCGCCGTGGCGCATGACGGTAAGTCGAACCCCGCCCGAAGCCGCATCAAAGTCATGAAATGGGAGGCTGAAGGCCTCTATGTACCCATGTCCTGCAATCATTGCCAGGACGCGCCCTGCATGAATGCCTGTCCGGTGAAGGCCATCTACCGCGACGAAGAACTGGGCCGCGTGATGGTGGATTACGATGTCTGCATCGGCTGCCGGACCTGCGTGGCGGTCTGTCCCTTCGGCGCCATGTCTTACAATACCAAGGACAAGAAGGTCTTCAAGTGCGACTTCTGCGACGGTGACCCTCAGTGCGTGCGTTTTTGCGAAGTACAGGCCATCGAATACGTGGACGCTGAAGAAGTCAGTATCGAGAAGAAGAGGGAGGCGGCGGAGAGGCTTTCCGTGGCCGGGAAAGAGGCGGCCGTATTGTTCGGCCAACTCTAA
- a CDS encoding MoaD/ThiS family protein: MSVKVHVHQTHRRYTGGESTIEVNGTTVGECLKDLGKKYPELQKELFTPKGRLNPLFEIYVNAESAYPDELAKKVRDGDDIHITLLLSGG, encoded by the coding sequence GTGAGTGTAAAGGTGCATGTGCATCAGACCCACCGCCGGTATACCGGAGGTGAGTCCACCATCGAGGTAAATGGAACAACGGTGGGAGAATGCCTGAAGGATCTCGGGAAGAAGTATCCAGAGCTTCAAAAGGAGCTTTTCACGCCCAAGGGTCGATTGAATCCCCTGTTTGAGATCTACGTGAACGCGGAAAGCGCCTATCCGGATGAACTGGCAAAGAAGGTCCGGGATGGGGACGATATCCATATCACGCTTCTGCTCTCAGGTGGATAG
- a CDS encoding general secretion pathway protein GspB, protein MSSILKALEKVERDSPREEVIPSFPQEIDPKRAVRRRAKKRKYVRWCVFSGVLLVLGTGAWILFNSPLLTDRPPEPSPGARENRLSLTTAGETGMTGSAPVLSAPNMKVKRPVTLPDTKTAPEGNQPREKILSPGVPKETRSPASVPPVVPINLPESAMENPETPKEPEADRGIDLSRYKLEAIVWSNNPESRFAVINGRIVHEGGTIEGLRVKAIERNHVSVESGDRQAELRFTLE, encoded by the coding sequence GTGAGTTCCATACTGAAGGCGCTTGAAAAAGTGGAAAGGGATTCCCCCCGGGAGGAGGTGATTCCTTCTTTCCCACAGGAAATCGACCCGAAAAGGGCAGTGAGGCGGCGCGCGAAGAAGAGGAAGTATGTGCGGTGGTGTGTTTTCTCGGGAGTGCTTCTTGTCCTTGGGACCGGGGCCTGGATCCTTTTCAACAGCCCGCTCTTAACGGACCGACCTCCTGAACCATCCCCCGGAGCAAGGGAGAACCGGTTGAGCCTCACGACCGCCGGGGAAACTGGAATGACGGGATCCGCGCCCGTTCTGTCGGCACCCAACATGAAAGTAAAAAGACCGGTGACCTTGCCGGATACGAAGACCGCCCCCGAAGGGAATCAACCCCGGGAAAAAATCCTTTCTCCCGGGGTCCCAAAGGAGACCAGGTCTCCAGCATCGGTACCTCCCGTTGTGCCGATCAACCTCCCCGAATCTGCAATGGAAAACCCTGAGACCCCCAAGGAACCGGAAGCCGACCGAGGGATCGATCTATCCCGTTACAAGCTCGAGGCCATCGTGTGGTCCAACAATCCGGAGAGCCGATTCGCCGTGATCAACGGCCGGATCGTCCATGAGGGCGGCACCATTGAGGGTTTGCGTGTCAAGGCCATCGAGCGGAATCATGTGTCCGTGGAGTCGGGGGACCGGCAGGCGGAACTAAGATTTACGCTGGAATGA
- a CDS encoding response regulator, giving the protein MRNKYFVVLVDDEEKVHNTIRLYLERNEVLKELKSFYDPIELLEYLKTTGDPIDLILLDIHFKDSGLSGLEAIPFIREDYPYLPIILLTGMDTEAIQEAERFSHTYFIPKPVTGAHLIKMIDFYVGKSEHEVEEIRELEKRIQEHLEYQTLLEEEMKRVEEDRDEIRERLNRSNEMRAFENVKDIIGNLLKNSEMTDYAVEDLEDIYFKRNELFSGLVEGLVQFDRDTMSTPGSNIHKYQGVEDVYSVRLSRKARLYVYKGPQTVRKRILRVDVRHDSATIEAWLKSHYRHYADPKPGRGGPK; this is encoded by the coding sequence ATGAGGAACAAGTATTTCGTTGTTCTGGTAGACGACGAGGAAAAGGTCCACAATACCATCCGCCTTTACCTGGAACGAAACGAGGTCCTGAAGGAACTCAAGTCCTTTTACGATCCTATAGAATTGCTTGAATACCTCAAGACCACGGGAGACCCCATTGATCTGATTCTCCTGGACATCCACTTCAAGGACTCCGGTCTTTCGGGCCTCGAGGCCATCCCCTTCATACGGGAAGACTATCCCTACCTGCCCATAATCCTCCTGACCGGCATGGATACGGAGGCGATCCAGGAGGCGGAACGCTTCAGCCACACCTATTTCATTCCCAAGCCCGTTACGGGCGCTCACCTGATCAAGATGATCGATTTCTACGTTGGAAAGAGCGAACACGAAGTGGAAGAGATCAGGGAACTGGAGAAGAGGATCCAGGAGCATTTGGAGTACCAGACTCTCCTGGAAGAAGAGATGAAACGGGTTGAGGAGGACCGGGACGAGATCAGGGAGCGCCTGAACAGAAGCAATGAGATGCGGGCCTTCGAAAACGTGAAGGACATCATCGGCAATCTCTTGAAGAATTCTGAGATGACCGATTACGCGGTCGAGGACCTCGAAGACATCTACTTCAAGCGTAATGAACTCTTCAGCGGTCTCGTGGAGGGGCTCGTCCAGTTCGATCGGGACACCATGTCCACACCGGGGAGCAATATCCACAAGTACCAGGGCGTTGAGGACGTCTATTCCGTCCGCCTTTCCCGCAAGGCCCGGCTTTACGTCTACAAAGGGCCTCAGACGGTTCGGAAACGAATCCTGCGCGTGGATGTCCGACACGACTCGGCCACCATCGAGGCCTGGTTGAAGAGCCACTACCGGCACTACGCCGATCCCAAGCCGGGCAGAGGAGGTCCCAAGTAG